Genomic window (Chondrocystis sp. NIES-4102):
TAGAAGCAAGTAGTTCTAATACTACACAGAAAAGTCAGAGTGGGTCTTCAGTACTAGAAGAAAGTCAAAATTCCAGCAATACTAGTGTTTCGGGTTCAAACTCTCAAATAAATGCAGGGGTTGTCGATAATAGTTACGCAATAGTAGACACTTATGAAGCGGGAGTCGATGGCGATAGTTATAAATTTGGAGTTAGTGAGGCAGATAGTTATAGTTTTAGTTTGGGAAACTTGAGTGCTGATCTAAACTTAAGTATTAAGGATAGTAGTGGTAATACTCTTTATAGTTCCAATAAATCAGATAATCAATCAGAATCGATAGTTGCCAATTTTAAACCAGGGACGTATACAGCAACAATTAGTGGCACGACAAATGTAAATACAGACTATAACTTTAGTATTACTAAATCCACTAGCAGTAATTTATCGCCCTCAAGTATTTATAAATTCATTAGAACAGATACAGGCACAGAATTATATACCACAGACATAGCTGAAAGAGATTCAATTGTGGCAAAATTACCCCAGTATCAATATCAGGGAGAGGTTTTTGTGGGTGCGCCAACTCCTGACGGGAATAACGACATAACAGGAATAAAACCAGTTTATCGTTTCTTCAATAGTAATACTGGAGTACATTTATATACCGCCTCGGAAGTAGAAAGGGATTATGTAACCAACAATTTAAGCAACTACACCCCAGAAGGAATATCCTACTACGGTTATGAAGAACAACAAGAGGGAACAATTCCTCTATATCGTCTTTATAGCCCCAGTTTAGATGCTCATTTCTATACTCCCTCAATAGAAGAGAGAGATATATTTATAGAAACATCTGGTTATAGATTAGAAGGGAATGAACAAGGAATTACTTTTTATGTTCAACCAGTCGATGGCGTAAGTTAACTAGAAGGAAGCAAACGTCCAATAGTTCTATTTTCAGGTGTAAAGGTAGTTTGAGCGACTCGTTGGAGATCTTCAGGAGTAATAGCTTCCAACTTAGCTAACTGGTCAAAAATATGTCGCCAGCTACCCGTTTTAGCATCATATTCAGCTAAAATTCTTGCCATACCCATATTAGAATCGAGAGTGCGTAGTAAACCTGCTTTCAATTGAGTTTTAACTTGTGCTAATTCCTCTGGGGTTACGGGTTCAGTTTTTAAACGTTCAATTTGCGATCGCAAAGCACTAGCCAGTTGTGTCACATCAGTACCAGGAGCAGTAAGGGCATAAACTAACATTAAATTAGGATATTTATCTCCAGGGAAACCAACAAAACCTTGAGCAGCAACCGCCACTTGTTGTTCTTCAATCAAAGATTTATATAAACGCGAAGTTCTACCACTGCTAAGTAACTCACTAATAACCTCATAGATAGGGTAGTCAGGATCTTTGAGCGAGGGAATATGATAACCCTCAAGATACCAAGGTTGGGAGGGGAAATTTACAGTAACTTCTCGACCTTCGGTTTGCGCTGGTTCAACTGTAGTAACCGTGGGAGGTTGGGATTTGGCGGTAAAACGTCCAAAATAAGTATTAGCTAAGGATTTAACTGTTTCGGGTTGAACATCACCAGCGATCGCTATAGTTAAATTATTAGGTGAATAGTAAGATTGGAAAAACTGCTCAACATTATCTCTGGTTAAATTGCTAATATCTTCTTCATACCCAATTACAGGTCGTTTATAAGGATGGGTAGTAAAAGCAGTACCGAGAAACTCCTCGATAACTTTACCAATGGGAGAATTATCAGTCCTCAAACGTCTTTCTTCTAAAATTACTTGCTTTTCCTCATAAAATTCCCGAAATACAGGCTCTAAAAATCTTTCCGACTCCAGAGACATCCATAATTCCAACTTATTAGCAGGGAAACTATAAAAATAACTAGTATAGTCTGCCGAAGTAGCAGCATTTAAATCCACTCCCCCTGCGGTATCGACAATTTCGCCAAATTTATTCTGTTGTACATACTTAGTCGCAGCCACCTGGGTAGCAGTAAACTGTTGTTGTAGTTTAGCTAACTTATCTTTATTTCCCGACTGCTTGGCTTGTTGCATTTCGCTAAATATTAGATCCAACTTATCTAATTCTTTCGCCTCAGCTTGATAATTAGTTGTACCAATGCGTTTAGTTCCTTTAAAAGCCAAATGTTCTAGAAAATGAGCCACCCCAGTTTGACCATCGGGTTCATCAACTCCGCCAACATTAGCATAGGTAACAAAAGAAACTATAGGTGCATCATGGTTTTCTAAAACAATAAACTTCAACCCATTATCTAAAGTGAATTCCGTAATTTGATCTTTAAAACGATCTAAATAAGGCTCAATTCCAGAATCTGCTAAAACACCAAAACAGCTAAAATTCCACAATAGCAACGCGAGGGTACTTATTTTGATCCAGCGATCAAAGCACCTCAATTTATCAGATAATTTAGATAATTTGCTTGACTTCATGCAATATTTCCTAATAATTCCACAGCGTATGAGAATTTATGGTAATCGACAATTAAAAACATTACCAGGACAGAAAACTCGTCCCACTTCAGCTAGAGTTAGAGAAGCTCTATTTAATATGTGGGGTGGTGATATACCTGGTAGTAGTTGGCTAGATCTTTGTGCTGGAAATGGTTCAATGGGAGCAGAAGCCCTAGGACGTGGCGCAAGTAAAGTAGTCGGGATAGAACAATATACTAAAGCTTGCACCATTATCGAACAAAACTGGCAACAGATAGCACAACCAGAACAAGTGTATCAAGTTATTAAAGGAGATGTCTTAATTAAGATTAAACAACTAGCAGGACAACAATTTGATTGGATTTATTTCGATCCACCCTACGATAGCTATCTCTATTTACCTGTCCTCAAAGCGATCGCTCTATTTAATTTAGTTACGCCTACAGGGGCTGTAGCTGTAGAACATAATCCTCAACTCTGGAAAGCTCAAACCGTATCGGGGTTAGAAATTTATCGTACTAAATCCTATGGTAATACTACCCTGACTTTTTATGAAAGATCCCAACAGTAATTAGCGAATTAACTCGACAGCAACCCCAATATCTAAGGTTAACCAAATTTTATCTGCGCTTAAAGCTATTGCTCCCAATGCAGCAGCCAAGGATAAACAGGCTCTATCGCCCAAAGATAAAGGTGGAGCAAAAATTTGAGCCGTTGTTACAGCTAAAGTATAATCAAAGTTTTTAAACTCTAATCCAATAGCTTGCAAACTCTCGGCTACAGGCTCTACTGCTCGCCCTTTATCTAATAACTTTCGGGCTACCTCAGACCAATTAACTACTGACATAACACAGTGTGCCTCTTCTAAAACAGACTGTACTCGCTCTGCCCCAGTTTCATTATTTAACAGTGCTAAAATTGCTGAAGCATCAAGAACGTAGTAGTGATTATTCATTGTTAGCTTCAGTCCGTCGCTGTGCAATCAACTCGTCAACTATAGACTCAGAAGAATTAAAGGTTGATCGTAGACGTGCAAATACATCTTTAGGTTGCTCTAAAATAATCCGATTTCCCTCTAAACGGACTATAAGTTTTGATCCTGCTACAAGCCCTAATTGCTGACGTAACTCAATGGGAATTACAATTCTTCCTTGTTTATTGACCTTGGTAATAGATTCTGTCATTATTATTTATTTGTGTCACTGCTTTAATATTATGACATCAGCTACGGGCTTTACGTAGAGCCTTAACAGTCTTGTCATAATCGCGATCGCAAGTTCCCAGCAGTTTATCCCAGATAGTAAAATACAGTCCATAATTCACTGTATATTTATGATGATGAACCGTATGGTAGGTTGAAGCTATTAACCATTTCCCTAACCAATGACCACCAAAAGCCGTAGGAAATTCTAATCCTACATGATTGAGCATTGCCCAAATTGTCATAATTATTAGTAAGCAAGCTACAACACTCAGGTGAAGAGGTAAAATAAACACTAAAGCTACTAAAAACAACCCTTGGATGAGGGCTTCTGGAGGGTCAAGAGCAAATGATGTCCAAGGATTAGGGGTTTTGGCGTGGTGATGACCCCGATGCAACCAACTAAATACCCACGGGTGATGGGATAAGCGATGGATAAAATAAAAACAAGTATCTTGTAAAATTAGCGACACAATTAGGCTAAGGGCTAAATACCATAATCCATATTGATCGAAAGCAGTATACAAGCGAGTAATTCCTAAATCGTATCCTAACTTGATGACCACCGCGCAAGCAGCAAATACTAAAGCTGAAAGAATTGATAATTTGATATCGGTTTTGATGGATTTTAAATTAGGAAACGTTGATCCCAAAAATCTCTTATGAGTAAAGTTTTTACAAACTGAATAAAAAACTAAATATGTCCCCCCAGCTATTAGGAAATATCGAATAATAATAATTACAAAAAAACAATTTAATAAAAACAAAGACTCATATATCATATTGCTGTAATATTTGCCTAAAATTAATTAACTTTTAATAAATATCAGTACTAAAATATATTTATTCAATAACACAGTAGTATTGTAAGACGAATAATCAAATCAAAGCACAACTATATAGTAAAGGTTTAATTAATTTAAAGCTACGATTTCTGTGGTTAATTACAGCTTATAGGAGTTTTATTAGTGAAAATAATTTTCCAGCCAAATTCTCACTTCAGTTTCCGAACCCAAGTTAGTTAGGCGACCTGAAGCGGGGTCATATATTTGCCAGTAGGAATTACCATAGGCGCGATCGCGTTTATGTTTGATTTGCGGTTGGGTTCTAATCTCAATAAAATATCTTATGATATAGCGTAATATTTTCATCTTAATTTTCCTCTTTAATCATGATTAACTAAATTTCTCTTTTTCAGATAAACTTGGCTACGATATTGACTATAAAAATTACTAAAATCCCAAAATTTTTGCCACAATAAATAAAATTTATTCTCTTCAAATTCAATTTTTTCCTGACAATCATTTATTTCCATAAGCTTACTTATCCAAGAGGAAAAAATACAATTTAACTATAATTATGGTCAAGAAAAATAAAAACAATAAGGTACAAAAACCAGAAAATCTAACTAGTACAGTAAAAAAAACCACCTAACTGTTCTAGACAAAAAAAACCAAAACTGTACCAGAAGATAAATAACCAGATCGCATAAGATAAATGAAGGCGTAAAGGGGAAAAAAAAGTGAAAATTCCTATTGACCGTCAAGCAGTAAAGCCAGTCTATATACAAATAAGCGATCGCTTTAGTCGTTTAATAGAATCAGGAAGTTTAAAAACAGGCGATCGTTTGCCGTCAATTCGCACTTTGGCAAAAAACGCACAGGTAAACAAACTAACTGTTATTGAGGCTTATAGTGTTTTAGAAGCAGAAGGATTAATTCATGCCCGTCCTGGGGCTGGTTATTTTGTCAATTCCAAATCCACAAATTCAACTCAATTAAAATCGAATTTTAACCCCATACAAGAAGTAATTATCCCGCCACAAAAAAGTGTTTCCTTCTTCGATATCTATCAATTATCAGTGCAAGCAAAACATCAACCAGGAGTCATCGATTTTAGTAGTGGATTTCCCATAGCTTCTGGTTTAAAATCCCTACAGCGTCATGCTAGACGGGCTATGAAACAGGTAACAGATAGCTTATTTAATTACGATTTTCCCCAAGGACAGTTAATTTTAAGACAACAAATAGCCCAAATGTTAATTCAGTTGGGATTAGAAATAAGATACGATAATCTGATTATTACTAATGGTTCAAAACAAGGATTATCATTAGTGATGAATCATTATCTACAGCCAGGAGATTGGATTATTACCGAAAGTCCAACCTATTATGGATCGTTAGATATTATAGAAAATACTGGGGCAAGAATTATCGGTATTCCCATGCAGGGATCGGGAATGAATTTAGAACTTTTAGAACAATATTTAAAAAGTCATCGTCCCAAACTAATATATACAGTATCCACTCTACAAAATCCTACAGGAATTACTACCAATCTCCAACATCGCCAACAATTACTAGCCTTAGCCGAACAATATGGTTGTTTAATCTTGGAAGATAATGCCTATGAAGGTCTGAACTTTGAACCCGTACCCCCACCAATAAAATCCTTAGATAAGAGTGATTCAGTTATTTATACTGGTACATTTTCCAAAACCTTAATGCCAGGATTAAGAGTAGGTTATTTATTAGTAACGGGGAAACATTACCGACCTTTATTAGAACAAAAACTCTTCCACGATCTCCACGTTTCTACAGTGTCACAAGCAATAGTTAGTGAGTATCTCGCATCAGGACATTATCGACATCATCTCAATCACTTAAAAACCAATAATCTCCGTAGCCGTAATGCTATGTTGCAGGCACTACAAACTTATTTCCCTGATGCTGCTACTTGGACAGTACCAAATGGGGGATTATTTCTCTGGGTACAGTTACCGCCCCAAATATGTATTGTTTCGGTTGCACGTCAAGCTTGGTTGCAAAATGTTTTTGTCTGTCCTGGAATGCCATTTTTCCCAGGTCAAAAAGGTTACAATGCCCTACGGCTAAACTTTTCCCATCCCCCAGAAGAAATCGATCGCGGTATTGCTATTTTGGGTAAACTATTGGAAAAATACTTATAAACAGTTTTTACTCAATTGTTCTCGGTGATGAGGTTCTAGTAAATTAGTAATATCAGGGCCGATGGGAATAATTCCGCCAGGGTTTAGGGGGAATAAATTACCATAATAATCACGTTTCACACTTTCAAGATCGCAGGTAGAAGCAACTCCAGGTAACTGATACAAATCCCGTAGATAAGCGGATAAATTATTATAGTCCTGAATGCGACGTAGATTGCACTTAAACAAGCCATAATAAACAATATCAAACCTAAATAAGGTAGTAAACAAGCAGACATCTGCTAAAGTAGGGCGATCGCCACAAATATAACGATTTTTAGCTAAAACTGCATCGATTTCATCCAAGCTATTAAATAACTCCTTACTTGCTTGTAGATAAGCAGATTGAGAGCGAGCAAAACCACAACGATATACGCCATTATTAATAGTATGATAGATCTTCTCTTGCCACTGATCGATAGATGCTTTTAAAGATAGAGGATAAAGATCTTGATCAGGATATCGAGCATACTGATTAAATTCCGAGTTGAGCATTACAATAATCTCGGCACTTTCATTATTAACAATAGTATTTGTCTGGGTATCCCATAAAATAGGTACAGTACAACGCCCTTGATAACCTGGTTGCGCCAGTTGATACAAATCAGGAACAGTCTGACAACCCAATTCAGGTTCAGATAATACCCAAATACCTGCATCAGCAGAAGGATAAACCACAGATACGGCGATCGCTTCCTCCAATCCCTTTAAAGCCCTAGTTACCAAAGTTCGATGCGCCCAAGGACAGCCCATACCAACATATAATCGATAACGATTAGCTGCACTTTGATATTTATTATCCGACTCAGTACTAATAAAATTGCGAAACTGACTAGTAGGACGAATATACTCCCCAGACTGATTACCAGGTGCAAGTTGAGAGATCATTGTCTGCCACATGGTAGTCCAAACAAATTTACCAAATTTAATAATGAATTTACCAGGGAGGGATTTATTTTTAGTCATCAGATAAATTAAATTTCAACATTAATCTAAGATCATGCTACCTAACCATTAACTTAGATGTGCAATTCACATTAATATAAGTCAGGAGTCAAAAAACCTACTACCCACTACCCAAACCCCCACTACCCAAAAAAAAATCGCCCATAATACAAGAGCGATCTTTTAATTAAAAATTTTGTCCCCAAGCTAGGCAAATAACACAACTAAACTTGTAGAATAAAATCGGCAGCACCTAAAGTAGGAGTATTAGCTAAAATAGCAAAGTCCCCTCCTGTACCGAAACCATCTGTAACTCTATTTTGGTTATAGTACAAATTACCACTAGAACTGTTATAGACAATCAATGCACTCGAAATTGCTGCATTCGCATCAGTAGTCACAACAGCAAACTCGCCACTAATTTCAAATCCATCACCTGCAACACTAGTTAAGGCAGTAAAAGTAGTTTTATCCAGTACAATCTTATCCGTACCAGTAGTAAAGTCACTCAATATATCTTTTCCTAATGCTATGCTACTAAAAGCAGCATTGGTATCGTAGACAAATTGATCACTACCAGTACCACCAGTAAGGGTATCATTACCAGCACCACCAGCAAGGGTATTATTACCAGCATTACCTATAATGCTATTACCTAAGGTGTTACCAGTACCGTTAATGTTGGCTGTACCAGTGAGGGTAAGATTTTCAACATTTGCACCCAGGGTGTAGCTAACACTAGAACTTACTTCATCTGTTCCTAGACTAACTCCTTCAGTAACCAGATCTAAAGGACTATCAACCACATAAGTATCGTTACCAGCACCACCAGCAAGGGTATCATTGCCAGCACCACCAGCAAGGGTATTATCAGCAGCATTACCTATAATGCTATTACCTAAGGTGTTACCAGTACCGTTAGTTGCAGAACCAATCAGGGTAAGATTTTCAAGATTTTCCCCCAAATCATAGGACACACTAGAATTTACTTGGTCTGTTCCTTGACTAGCTAGCTCAGTAATCGTATCTGTAATAGTGTCAACCACATATGTATCATTACCAGCACCACCAGCAAGGGTATCAATACCAAGACCACCGTTAAGAATATTATTAGCAGTGTTACCTACAATTTTATTAAGACCAACATTACCAATACCATTAATTGTACCTGTACCAGTGAGGGTAAGATGTTCAGCATTGGGACTTATGGTATAAGTAACACTAGATTCAATTGTATCTGTTCCCTCATTAGCAGCTTCTGTTATCGTATCGGTAGTACTATCTACTATATAAGTATCGCCACCAATACCACCAATCATACTGTCATTGCCAGTACCACCATTCAAGGTATCATTACCCAGACCACCAGTTAGGTTATTATCAGCAGTATTACCTAAAATCTTATTACTAGCGTTATTACCAGTACCATTAATGGCAGTTGTACCAGTGAGAGTGAGATCCTCTAAAAAAGCCCCTAGGGTATAAGTAACACTTGATTTCACTTCGTCTGTTCCTTCCCCATTAAGTTCTGTAACGCTATCCCCACTATTATCTACTACATAAATATCGTTACCAGCACGACCAGCCATTGTGTCATTACCAGCCAAGCCAGAAATTATATTATTGGCACTATTACCAATAATATTATTACCCAGGTCGTTACCAGTACCGTTAATAGCAGTTGTGCCAGTTAGGGTAAGATTTTCCAAGTTATCGCCAAGGGTATAAGTAACGCTAGAATCTACTTTATCTGTTCCCTCATTAGCAGCTTCTGTCACAATATCTGTAGTATTGTTAACAACATAAATATCATCACCAGCCAAGCCAGTTAGGGTATTATTAGCAGTATTACCAACGATTGTATTATTTAGGGCGTTACCAGTACCGTTAATAGCAGTTGTACCAGTCAAGGTGAGGTTGTCAAGATTTGCACCTAGGGTATAAGTAACGCTAGATTCTACCTTATCTATCCCTTCATCAGCAGCTTCTGTAATAATATCTGTAGTAGAATCTATTTGATAAAGATCATTACCAACACCACCAACAAGAGTATCAACTGCCGTACCAGTACCACCATTTAAGGTATCATCACCACCCAAACCAGTTAGGGTATTACTGCCCGTATTACCTAGCAATAAATTATTAAGGGCGTTACCACTACCAGTAATGTTGGTTGTGCCAGTTAGAGTAAGATTCTCAACATGATCTCCGAGGGCGTAGGTAGCAGTAGAATCTACTTTATCTGTTCCCTCATTAGCAGCTTCTGTAACAACATCTCCAGTACTCTCAACTATATAACTATCGTCACCAGCAGCACCAGCCATTGTGTCATTACCAGCCAAGCCAGACAGAATATTCTTGCCAGCGTTACCTGTAATAGTATTAGCTAGGATGTTGCCAGTACCGTTAATATCGCCTGAACCAGTGAGGGTGAGATCTTCAATATTCGCTCCTATAGTATAAGTAATAGCAGCCTCGACCTTATCTGTTCCGCTACTAGCAATTTCTGTGATAGTATCTAAAGTAGTGTCAACTATATAAGTGTCATTTCCAGTACCACCATTTAAGGTATCATTACCCGCAGCACCATCTAGGATATTATTGCCAGTGTTACCTGTAATCTTGTTACCCAAGGCGTTGCCAGTACCGTCAATGGCAGTTGTACCAGTGAGGGTGAGATTTTCAACATTTGCACCCAGGGTGTAGGTGACACCAGAGCTTACTTCATCTATTCCTTCTGCAGAATTTTCTACAACAACATCTGAAGTACTATCAACTACGTAAATATCATTACCCAGACCACCAGTTAGGGTGTTAGTCGCAATATTACCTGTAATAGTATTATTTAGAGCGTTGCCCGTACCGTCAATGGCAGTTGTACCAGTGAGGGTGAGATTTTCAACATTTGCACCCAGGGTGTAGGTGACGCTAGATTTTACTTCATCTATTCCTGCGCCAAGGGCTTCTGTAATAACATCGGAACTACTGTCAACTACATAAATATCATTACCACCCAAGCCAGTCAGGGTGTCATTACCACCACCACCATCAAGGGTATTATTGGCAGCATTACCTGTAATAGTATTATTTAGGTTATCACCAGTACCGTCAATGGCAGTTGTACCAATTAAGGTGAGGTTTTCAATATTTGCACCCAGGGTATAGGTAACGCTAGACTCAACCTTATCTGTTCCCTCATTAATATTTTCTGTAATTACATCGGAACTACCATCAACTACATAGGTGTCGTCCCCAGCACCACCAACCATTGTGTCATTACCAGCCAAGCCAGATAGTTTATTGTTCCCACCATTACCTATAAGATTATTAGCCAGGGCGTTACCAGTACCGTTAGTTGCAGAACCAGTGAGGGTAAGGTTTTCAATATTTGTGCCTATAGTATAGTTAACAGAAGCCTCAACAGTATCTATTTCTAAGACTGAGGTAGAAGTTTCAGTAACGACATCCAAAGTGCTATCGACTACATAGGTATCATTCCCCAAACCACCAGTCATGCTATCATTACCAGCACCACCATCAAGGGTATTATTAAAGGTATTACCAATAATTGTGTTTTTAAGCTCGTTACCAGTAGCGTTAACATTACCTATTCCAGTTAAGGTAATATTTTCAACGTTAGCAGGTAGGGTGTAATCAGCACTGGAACGAACCGTATCGATTTGTGTAGCTACGTTATTGGTTTCAGTAACAACATCACCTGGAGCGTTAACAATATAAATATCATTGCCATCACCACCTATTAAACTATCATCGCCACCAGCACCATTAAGGGTATTTGCAGCACTATTACCTGTGAGGGTATTGTTGGAACTATTACCAGTACCATTAATACCAGTTGTACCAATTAGGGTAAGTTTTTCTACGTTAGTAGGTAGGGTATAGGTAATTGGAGATTGAACTGTATCTATATCTATAGTAGAAGTTTCTGTAATTAGATCACTAGCAACATCAATAATGTATGTGTCGTTACCAGCACCCCCAGTCATGCTGTCGTTACCAGCACCACCATTTAAGGTATCATCACCAGCATTACCATTTAAGGTATCGTCACCACCAGCACCATTTAAGGTATCACTATTAATACCTGTAGTAATATCATCCGCTACTGGTGTACCAGTAATTTGGAAATTATTAATATCAGAGAAAGCAACTTTATTAAATTTATAGCTAGCGTCACTATAGGCAAAGAAAGAACCGCTAGATTCGCTTAAGTTATCGTTAGAACTAAATATACCACTATCGCTGGCTGCGTAGGTATTAGCAGAATAGTCAACAACTAATGTATCGTTACCTGAATCACCATCTACTGTATCGTCTCCTAAGCCTGGAGTAATAATATCATCTCCAGTAGTTCCTAATAAGGTATCGTTACCAGTAATAGTAGTACTTGGACTAGTTCCATTAATCTCAGCCATAATTGCGCCTCAATAGAAATTATTTTTTAAATGTGCAAACAGACGGCGATATCGCGTTTAAAAAAACAGCAAAATTAAGGCACTATTTGCCAATAGCACCAATCATTGAGTTGAAAGTCAGATATTTATTTTTGAAAAGATCGCAAGAGAATTGTGATCTAGATCGCACACGTCTAGAACATTTGTAACTTACTTAGTGGGGGTGTCGTCGTCAGTGAATATTCTTAAATCAGTCGCGGATGATGTTAACTAATGATAAGGATGAAAGTTTAATAACAACTTAAAACAAGTGTAGTTAATTAAATTATTAAAAATAATTCTACTGTTGAGATTGATCAAGCCTATACTCTCGATAGTAAAGAAATAAGGATTAGTTATTTGTGACTGAGATTGCTACTAACCAGGAATCAAGCACTGTAGATTATAATATCGAATCGGCAGTATTGGAAAGATATCAAGAGGGTGCAAGACAACAACAGCCTAGTTTATGTTGTCCGACGGAATATGACGGCAATTATTTAGAAA
Coding sequences:
- a CDS encoding peptidase M16 domain-containing protein codes for the protein MKSSKLSKLSDKLRCFDRWIKISTLALLLWNFSCFGVLADSGIEPYLDRFKDQITEFTLDNGLKFIVLENHDAPIVSFVTYANVGGVDEPDGQTGVAHFLEHLAFKGTKRIGTTNYQAEAKELDKLDLIFSEMQQAKQSGNKDKLAKLQQQFTATQVAATKYVQQNKFGEIVDTAGGVDLNAATSADYTSYFYSFPANKLELWMSLESERFLEPVFREFYEEKQVILEERRLRTDNSPIGKVIEEFLGTAFTTHPYKRPVIGYEEDISNLTRDNVEQFFQSYYSPNNLTIAIAGDVQPETVKSLANTYFGRFTAKSQPPTVTTVEPAQTEGREVTVNFPSQPWYLEGYHIPSLKDPDYPIYEVISELLSSGRTSRLYKSLIEEQQVAVAAQGFVGFPGDKYPNLMLVYALTAPGTDVTQLASALRSQIERLKTEPVTPEELAQVKTQLKAGLLRTLDSNMGMARILAEYDAKTGSWRHIFDQLAKLEAITPEDLQRVAQTTFTPENRTIGRLLPSS
- a CDS encoding methyltransferase; the protein is MRIYGNRQLKTLPGQKTRPTSARVREALFNMWGGDIPGSSWLDLCAGNGSMGAEALGRGASKVVGIEQYTKACTIIEQNWQQIAQPEQVYQVIKGDVLIKIKQLAGQQFDWIYFDPPYDSYLYLPVLKAIALFNLVTPTGAVAVEHNPQLWKAQTVSGLEIYRTKSYGNTTLTFYERSQQ
- a CDS encoding putative PilT protein, yielding MNNHYYVLDASAILALLNNETGAERVQSVLEEAHCVMSVVNWSEVARKLLDKGRAVEPVAESLQAIGLEFKNFDYTLAVTTAQIFAPPLSLGDRACLSLAAALGAIALSADKIWLTLDIGVAVELIR
- a CDS encoding sterol desaturase family protein, yielding MIYESLFLLNCFFVIIIIRYFLIAGGTYLVFYSVCKNFTHKRFLGSTFPNLKSIKTDIKLSILSALVFAACAVVIKLGYDLGITRLYTAFDQYGLWYLALSLIVSLILQDTCFYFIHRLSHHPWVFSWLHRGHHHAKTPNPWTSFALDPPEALIQGLFLVALVFILPLHLSVVACLLIIMTIWAMLNHVGLEFPTAFGGHWLGKWLIASTYHTVHHHKYTVNYGLYFTIWDKLLGTCDRDYDKTVKALRKARS
- a CDS encoding GntR family transcriptional regulator — encoded protein: MKIPIDRQAVKPVYIQISDRFSRLIESGSLKTGDRLPSIRTLAKNAQVNKLTVIEAYSVLEAEGLIHARPGAGYFVNSKSTNSTQLKSNFNPIQEVIIPPQKSVSFFDIYQLSVQAKHQPGVIDFSSGFPIASGLKSLQRHARRAMKQVTDSLFNYDFPQGQLILRQQIAQMLIQLGLEIRYDNLIITNGSKQGLSLVMNHYLQPGDWIITESPTYYGSLDIIENTGARIIGIPMQGSGMNLELLEQYLKSHRPKLIYTVSTLQNPTGITTNLQHRQQLLALAEQYGCLILEDNAYEGLNFEPVPPPIKSLDKSDSVIYTGTFSKTLMPGLRVGYLLVTGKHYRPLLEQKLFHDLHVSTVSQAIVSEYLASGHYRHHLNHLKTNNLRSRNAMLQALQTYFPDAATWTVPNGGLFLWVQLPPQICIVSVARQAWLQNVFVCPGMPFFPGQKGYNALRLNFSHPPEEIDRGIAILGKLLEKYL
- a CDS encoding glutathione S-transferase domain protein; the encoded protein is MTKNKSLPGKFIIKFGKFVWTTMWQTMISQLAPGNQSGEYIRPTSQFRNFISTESDNKYQSAANRYRLYVGMGCPWAHRTLVTRALKGLEEAIAVSVVYPSADAGIWVLSEPELGCQTVPDLYQLAQPGYQGRCTVPILWDTQTNTIVNNESAEIIVMLNSEFNQYARYPDQDLYPLSLKASIDQWQEKIYHTINNGVYRCGFARSQSAYLQASKELFNSLDEIDAVLAKNRYICGDRPTLADVCLFTTLFRFDIVYYGLFKCNLRRIQDYNNLSAYLRDLYQLPGVASTCDLESVKRDYYGNLFPLNPGGIIPIGPDITNLLEPHHREQLSKNCL